One segment of Nostoc flagelliforme CCNUN1 DNA contains the following:
- a CDS encoding ExeA family protein — protein MLSDVMTYFGLKRTLDHVGYFETQEQTNLFKELKPQIRQGRLIALTGVVGCGKTTTLQRLQLELSSEKDIIISRCLAIDKDKVSVGVLMSALFCDLSTEKDAKPPTQPELRERKFLALIQKCRKPVVLFVDEAHDIHHGTLVKIKRLIELVRQNGCTLSVVLLGHPKLKNDLRRPSLEEIGARTNIFSLEGIRGHQVEYIKWLLSECIHDDYLPEDLITNEAIAFLAERLTTPLQIEHYLQRAFEDAYQAATKPVTLGMAEAVLTVGLNDLEPRLIRHGYTKTVLAELLNIRVSEVNSFLHAQLPPGRTQDLRDQMLKIGIPLYASEGN, from the coding sequence ATGTTGAGTGATGTCATGACTTATTTTGGACTTAAACGTACCTTAGATCATGTGGGCTATTTTGAGACCCAAGAACAGACAAATCTATTCAAAGAACTCAAACCCCAAATTAGGCAAGGTCGTTTGATTGCTCTAACAGGTGTTGTTGGTTGTGGTAAAACAACGACTTTACAACGACTGCAATTAGAATTGTCCTCCGAAAAAGACATTATTATTTCTCGTTGCCTTGCAATTGACAAAGATAAGGTCAGTGTCGGGGTTTTGATGAGTGCTTTGTTTTGCGATTTAAGTACAGAAAAGGACGCTAAACCACCGACCCAACCAGAACTCAGAGAACGAAAATTCTTAGCTTTAATTCAAAAATGCCGTAAGCCTGTAGTGCTTTTTGTGGATGAAGCTCATGACATTCATCACGGTACGTTAGTCAAAATTAAGCGTTTAATTGAATTGGTACGCCAGAATGGTTGCACTTTATCTGTAGTGCTGCTGGGACATCCCAAATTGAAAAATGATTTGCGTCGACCATCTTTGGAAGAGATTGGTGCTAGAACCAATATTTTTAGTTTAGAAGGTATTAGAGGACATCAAGTTGAGTATATAAAATGGCTGTTGAGCGAGTGTATTCACGATGATTATCTGCCTGAAGATTTGATTACCAATGAGGCAATTGCATTTTTGGCAGAACGATTGACGACTCCATTGCAAATCGAACATTATTTGCAGAGGGCTTTTGAAGACGCTTATCAAGCAGCAACGAAGCCTGTCACTCTTGGTATGGCTGAAGCTGTCTTGACTGTGGGACTTAACGATTTAGAACCTCGCTTAATACGGCATGGTTACACGAAGACAGTACTAGCTGAGTTATTAAATATACGAGTAAGCGAGGTAAATTCTTTTTTACACGCTCAGTTGCCTCCTGGTCGAACCCAAGATTTGAGAGACCAGATGTTAAAAATTGGAATTCCCTTGTATGCGTCAGAGGGAAATTAA